One region of Planctomycetota bacterium genomic DNA includes:
- a CDS encoding C1 family peptidase, translating to MQTSSGALTMDLINKYHREYNANTLNRIARNAVTKTALPEVAMNRDVLNSTDFTFSHIVKTGDATSQMSSGRCWMFAGLNTMRILAMKKMNLATFELSQSYTFFWDKLEKSNYFLENIIDTVDEDVQSRVVMWLLGGPLGDGGQWDMFANLISRYGVVPKTVMPETFNSSNSGHVNYFVTLKLKEDAMLLRNMHKKGASLAALRARKQEMMSEIYKMLVIYFGEPPREFLWQYRDKKGVFHRDPKPLTPLAFYKKYVNLDLDETVSVINCPTRDKPYNRMYTVQYLGNVKGGQIVRYLNVDIDTLKSAAAAMLKDKQPVWFGCDVGKMFHRDAGIMDMKLYEYDNLLGVKFGMDKAQRVDYGDSLMTHAMVLTGVNLVNNKPTKWKVENSWGDKVGDKGFFVMSDAWFSEYLYQVVIKKSYLTPKLRKILKEKPIVLKPWDPMGSLAIMH from the coding sequence ATGCAAACAAGTAGCGGCGCTCTGACCATGGATTTAATCAACAAGTATCACCGGGAATACAATGCCAATACGCTGAATCGGATTGCCCGCAATGCCGTGACCAAGACGGCCCTGCCGGAAGTGGCCATGAACCGCGATGTCTTGAACAGCACTGATTTTACATTCTCGCATATCGTCAAGACCGGAGATGCCACCAGCCAGATGTCCAGCGGCCGGTGCTGGATGTTCGCCGGCCTGAATACCATGCGGATACTGGCGATGAAGAAGATGAACCTGGCTACATTTGAGTTGTCGCAGAGCTACACCTTCTTCTGGGACAAGCTGGAGAAGTCAAACTACTTCCTGGAAAATATTATTGACACGGTGGATGAGGATGTCCAGAGCCGGGTGGTCATGTGGCTGTTGGGCGGTCCGCTGGGCGACGGCGGGCAGTGGGATATGTTCGCCAATCTCATCAGCCGGTACGGCGTGGTGCCCAAGACCGTCATGCCCGAGACCTTTAACAGCAGTAATTCCGGCCATGTCAATTATTTTGTTACCCTGAAGCTCAAGGAAGACGCGATGCTGCTGCGGAATATGCACAAGAAGGGCGCATCTCTGGCGGCCTTGCGAGCCCGCAAGCAGGAGATGATGTCGGAAATCTATAAGATGCTGGTGATATATTTCGGCGAGCCGCCCCGGGAGTTTCTCTGGCAATACCGCGATAAGAAGGGCGTATTCCACCGCGACCCCAAGCCCCTGACGCCGCTGGCGTTCTACAAGAAATATGTCAATCTGGATTTGGACGAGACGGTCAGCGTCATCAATTGTCCGACCAGAGACAAGCCCTATAACCGGATGTATACCGTGCAATATTTGGGTAACGTCAAGGGCGGGCAGATAGTCCGTTATCTGAACGTGGATATCGACACGCTCAAGTCGGCTGCGGCGGCCATGCTCAAGGACAAGCAGCCGGTCTGGTTCGGATGCGATGTGGGCAAGATGTTCCACCGCGATGCCGGCATCATGGATATGAAACTATACGAATACGACAACCTGTTAGGCGTCAAGTTCGGGATGGACAAGGCGCAAAGAGTTGATTACGGCGATAGCCTGATGACCCATGCCATGGTCCTGACCGGAGTCAACCTGGTCAACAATAAGCCCACCAAATGGAAGGTGGAGAACAGCTGGGGCGACAAGGTCGGGGACAAAGGGTTCTTTGTCATGAGCGACGCCTGGTTCAGCGAATACCTTTATCAGGTGGTTATCAAGAAGAGTTACTTGACGCCCAAGCTGAGGAAGATACTCAAGGAAAAGCCCATTGTCTTAAAACCCTGGGACCCGATGGGCTCGCTGGCCATAATGCACTGA